In Zingiber officinale cultivar Zhangliang chromosome 1A, Zo_v1.1, whole genome shotgun sequence, a genomic segment contains:
- the LOC122038227 gene encoding protein PSK SIMULATOR 3-like, which yields MGVSKVLADLRPRRASSVDPPVSPVVGILAFEAAAAMSRLVSLHRSLADNEVRRLRADMRSAGVGYLTSKDQTFLLRLSCGEVISELDMAAATVSRLGPKCRDPLLHGFDRIYADLKAGSGSVKVFLRESRSAADLDRLSLGSTAKRVEKRVKKMERYVAATSTLYAEMEVLSQLEASKKRIELLQQQHWRRHSGPIPVPKPPGVPPPSGVPPPPNPIHLELRAQRHAIRRLKEESLWNKTYDKAVELMVRAVVTVFARICHVFGPCVLGLPPSRHQIHQFNLNHPGKHTSGPLDRQVVPKHVPSLRNSAPILSVASNDALKLTPFERLSKLLKEAPPNTVGGSGLALRHANLILAAERLYQERQQMAPEVEEQEVDKNAAAAAREELFQMMPSGMRAAVTAKLRECWRREGRKSSGDASMAEGWKEAVAAILVWLGPVAHDTVRWQEERNMERERRFYTRPRVLLLQTLHFADVEKTEAAIVEVLVGLSCMSWYI from the coding sequence ATGGGCGTTTCCAAGGTTCTCGCTGACCTCCGGCCTCGCCGTGCCTCCAGCGTCGATCCTCCAGTGAGCCCCGTCGTCGGAATCCTCGCTTTCGAAGCTGCAGCTGCCATGTCGCGCCTCGTCTCCCTACATCGCTCTCTCGCCGACAACGAGGTCCGCCGCCTGCGCGCCGACATGAGGTCTGCCGGCGTCGGCTACCTGACCTCCAAAGACCAGACCTTTCTTCTCCGCCTCTCTTGCGGGGAGGTGATCTCCGAGCTAGACATGGCCGCCGCCACCGTTTCCCGCCTTGGCCCCAAGTGCCGCGACCCCTTGCTCCACGGCTTCGACCGGATATACGCCGACCTCAAGGCCGGATCCGGCAGTGTTAAGGTGTTCCTCCGCGAGTCCCGTTCCGCCGCCGACCTCGATCGCCTCAGCCTCGGCTCGACCGCGAAGCGGGTGGAGAAGCGGGTCAAGAAGATGGAGAGGTACGTGGCGGCGACGTCGACTCTCTACGCGGAGATGGAGGTGCTCAGTCAGCTGGAGGCGTCGAAGAAGCGGATTGAGCTGCTGCAGCAGCAGCATTGGCGTCGGCATAGTGGTCCAATTCCGGTGCCAAAGCCGCCTGGCGTACCTCCGCCGTCTGGCGTGCCTCCGCCACCAAATCCGATCCATTTGGAGCTCCGTGCGCAGCGCCACGCGATCCGTCGGCTCAAGGAAGAATCTTTGTGGAACAAGACCTACGACAAGGCGGTGGAGCTCATGGTCCGCGCCGTCGTCACCGTCTTCGCAAGGATTTGCCACGTCTTCGGCCCCTGCGTCCTCGGTTTGCCTCCCAGCCGCCACCAAATCCATCAATTCAACCTCAATCACCCCGGAAAGCACACCTCCGGGCCGTTAGATCGGCAGGTTGTGCCGAAGCACGTGCCATCGCTGAGGAACTCAGCTCCGATATTGAGTGTGGCATCCAATGACGCGCTCAAATTGACGCCCTTCGAACGTTTGAGCAAATTGCTGAAAGAAGCCCCGCCCAACACCGTCGGCGGATCAGGGCTGGCCTTGCGGCACGCCAACTTAATATTGGCGGCGGAGAGGTTGTATCAAGAACGACAACAAATGGCGCCGGAGGTGGAAGAACAGGAGGTGGATAAGAATGCAGCGGCGGCGGCGAGAGAGGAATTGTTCCAGATGATGCCGTCCGGGATGCGGGCGGCGGTGACGGCCAAGCTGAGGGAGTGCTGGCGGAGGGAGGGCCGGAAGTCGTCGGGGGACGCGTCGATGGCGGAGGGGTGGAAGGAGGCGGTGGCGGCGATCCTGGTCTGGCTGGGTCCGGTGGCACACGACACGGTGCGTTGGCAGGAGGAACGCAACATGGAGAGGGAGAGGCGATTCTACACCCGACCGCGAGTGCTGCTGCTGCAGACGCTGCACTTCGCCGACGTGGAGAAGACGGAGGCGGCCATCGTCGAGGTGCTCGTCGGGTTGAGTTGCATGTCATGGTATATATGA